From a single Mycosarcoma maydis chromosome 14, whole genome shotgun sequence genomic region:
- a CDS encoding uncharacterized protein (related to CSR1 - phosphatidylinositol transfer protein), whose protein sequence is MVDSTAVDYLHSPGYRANLTPSQTLALFKLWRRFLRLCEITSHSSDSIGAATDVQPPPPASRSSFDSLRRNLGRKARATASEPNSHHTSASTSHENLQPADRLDANAIPKDDKLKEHLRHLEESKDMQAFLLQHGGAALRREFWAIVKGEHPDAYMLRCLRARKWDVNRALAIIGSTCAFRVQYNISRIMKEAELGLIKTRGGYNIMNNGISYVRGATAAGEPVYFIEVGSHYSSNQTAEELKRGVILLQESLQMLMPPPVERKVVIFNLSNFGIRNMDWSVVLFMAKTMESFYPETLARVYVHGAPWIFKPIWSILRPLLDPVVRDKVHLTWKVEELQDHVPAEHLPKHTMNGKLDWSFSYPMPSEDENDIQNDTATAEELETAYRNACIEFEYATRALARAYGDAALADAKGNGIRPKFGRAHKDAATLVERWGDDDDDWEPEGVASLRANRDILATKVRVAWLKLKPYVVGTLRYDRLGVLDKEGVIRWTYDTVDGKHEEQVLGEGTSLSVLERNLAELDAITSSANSNGAGLIVAKTHASRSRLDEQGARRSSPRHNGGGSYTNASHGIASRTQPPPPPTASTAIASSTLHDLVSNVEAEGRPSSVGLTSVSKRNSATDSAYHEVIPIHPSQLHKMAKARDADAEVAEIDQL, encoded by the coding sequence ATGGTCGACTCGACGGCGGTCGACTACCTTCATTCGCCCGGCTACCGAGCCAACTTGACACCTTCGCAGACACTTGCACTCTTCAAGCTTTGGCGTCGCTTCCTCCGACTATGTGAGATTACATCGCATTCTTCCGACTCGATCGGCGCCGCCACCGACGTACAGCCGCCTCCGCCCGCGTCGCGCAGTTCATTCGATTCACTTAGGCGCAATCTCGGTCGAAAAGCACGTGCAACTGCTTCCGAACCCAATTCGCACCACACGTCTGCCTCCACTTCTCATGAGAACCTTCAGCCAGCCGATCGCCTCGATGCCAATGCGATCCCCAAAGAtgacaagctcaaagaACATCTGCGCCATCTCGAGGAGAGCAAAGACATGCAGGCCTTTCTGCTCCAGCACGGCGGCGCTGCTTTGCGGCGCGAATTCTGGGCCATCGTCAAGGGCGAACATCCGGACGCCTACATGCTTCGTTGCCTGCGTGCGCGCAAGTGGGACGTCAACCGTGCTCTTGCCATCATTGGTTCCACTTGTGCCTTCCGTGTTCAGTACAACATCTCGCGCATCATGAAGGAAGCGGAGCTCGGTCTGATCAAGACACGCGGTGGCTACAACATTATGAACAATGGAATCTCATACGTGCGAGGCGCAACAGCCGCCGGAGAGCCGGTCTATTTCATCGAAGTGGGCTCGCACTACTCGTCCAACCAGACCGCCGAAGAGCTCAAACGTGGCGTCATTTTGCTCCAAGAAAGCTTGCAGATGCTCATGCCCCCGCCTGTCGAGCGCAAAGTCGTGATTTTCAACCTCAGCAATTTTGGTATTCGCAACATGGACTGGAGCGTAGTTCTCTTCATGGCCAAGACCATGGAGTCCTTTTACCCAGAGACTCTGGCTCGGGTGTATGTGCACGGTGCGCCTTGGATCTTCAAACCCATCTGGAGCATCCTTCGTCCGCTGCTCGATCCCGTGGTCAGGGACAAAGTTCACCTCACATGGAAGGTTGAGGAATTGCAGGACCACGTGCCCGCAGAGCATCTTCCCAAGCACACCATGaacggcaagctcgactggTCCTTCTCCTACCCCATGCcgagcgaagacgagaaCGACATCCAAAATGACACGGCCACCGCCGAAGAGCTGGAGACAGCGTATCGCAACGCATGCATCGAGTTCGAGTATGCCACGCGTGCGCTCGCACGTGCCTACGGAgatgctgcgctcgccgacGCCAAAGGCAACGGCATCCGGCCCAAGTTCGGTCGCGCCCACAAGGACGCAGCAACGCTGGTCGAGCGCTGGGgggatgacgacgacgactggGAGCCCGAAGGCGTCGCAAGTCTTCGAGCCAATCGCGACATTCTCGCCACAAAGGTGCGCGTTGCTTGGCTCAAACTCAAACCGTACGTGGTGGGTACGCTCAGGTACGATCGACTGGGCGTCTTGGACAAGGAGGGCGTTATCAGGTGGACTTATGACACTGTAGACGGCAAGCACGAGGAGCAGGTGCTCGGTGAGGGTACATCATTGTCGGTGCTGGAGCGCAACCTTGCCGAGTTGGACGCGATCACCTCATCGGCGAACAGCAACGGCGCTGGCCTCATTGTGGCCAAGACGCATGCTTCACGGTCTAGACTGGATGAACAAGGCGCCAGACGATCGTCACCACGCCATAACGGCGGCGGATCGTACACCAATGCAAGCCATGGCATCGCCAGCAGAACGcaaccaccaccaccaccaaccgCCTCGACCGCCATCGCCAGTTCCACCCTCCACGACCTCGTATCCAACGTCGAAGCAGAGGGCCGACCGAGCTCCGTTGGGCTGACCTCGGTCTCGAAAAGAAACAGCGCCACGGACAGCGCATACCACGA
- a CDS encoding 3-methyl-2-oxobutanoate hydroxymethyltransferase (related to ECM31 - 3-methyl-2-oxobutanoate hydroxymethyltransferase), translating into MASIAGSLARQQLRQFVGRSTIISTPSCSYSTTSSASRNTPSASHSTESRRLRSAAAIAHSQFSTCTHVHSSWPAGAVGSAESDKLPPPVKGKAKTAPSIPSPSRSKTIADIQALKHHPSGSIPIVCLTAHDFPSALSVRAANVDLCLIGDSLANVALGYTSTQPLSLDAMIHHCQAVKRGLDAPLLATASLLDGIDLPQPPLVIADVPFGATFGSLDSGVAAVVRLIQESGVDGVKIEGSYETIPLIQRLTSHGIPVMGHLGLQPQRVGSTSGYRVQGKTAAQAKEMLDAALALEQAGCFSIVLECIPTRVGEHISRKLSIPTIGIGAGSKTDGQILVMNDMIGDLTGAGHVLAQLSVRTDADQARAAASAPLPTSSDLMPPAPKFVRNFSLAMGTSIGALRIAAVQAYTQAVRTREFPDDDKEGYKIKTDEWIAFLQLVSESGTK; encoded by the coding sequence ATGGCGTCTATCGCAGGCAGCCTCGCGCGGCAGCAATTGCGTCAATTTGTTGGCAGAAGCACCATCATATCCACTCCTTCATGCTCCTACTCGACTACATCCAGTGCTTCTCGGAACACACCGTCAGCATCACATTCCACTGAATCACGCCGTCTTCGCTCCGCCGCCGCAATAGCCCACAGCCAATTCAGCACTTGTACACATGTACACAGCTCTTGGCCTGCCGGAGCTGTCGGAAGTGCCGAGTCGGACAAGCTGCCTCCTCCTGTCAAAGGCAAGGCCAAAACCGCCCCCTCAATCCCTTCACCTTCTCGTAGCAAAACGATTGCCGACATTCAAGCGCTCAAGCACCATCCAAGCGGCAGCATTCCCATTGTCTGCCTCACCGCCCACGACTTTCCCTCGGCTCTTTCGGTTCGAGCCGCCAACGTGGATCTGTGCTTGATCGgtgactcgctcgccaatGTGGCTCTGGGCTACACTTCAACGCAGCCGCTGTCGCTCGATGCGATGATCCATCACTGTCAAGCCGTCAAACGTGGGCTCGATGCACCCCTCTTGGCAACAGCAAGCCTTCTTGACGGCATAGATCTACCGCAGCCTCccctcgtcatcgccgaCGTGCCGTTCGGCGCCACCTTTGGCTCTCTCGACTCGGGCGTAGCTGCAGTTGTCAGATTGATCCAAGAATCAGGTGTAGACGGCGTCAAGATCGAAGGCTCCTACGAGACTATCCCGCTCATCCAGCGTCTCACCTCTCACGGAATCCCCGTCATGGGACACCTCGGCTTGCAACCGCAACGCGTCGGCTCCACCTCTGGCTATCGCGTACAGGGCAAGACGGCTGCGCAAGCCAAGGAGAtgcttgacgctgctcTGGCTCTCGAACAAGCCGGATGCTTCTCCATCGTTCTCGAATGCATCCCTACTCGCGTGGGCGAGCACATCAGTCGAAAACTCTCGATTCCCACCATTGGTATCGGAGCCGGCAGCAAGACCGACGGACAGATCTTGGTTATGAACGATATGATTGGCGATTTGACCGGCGCGGGTCACGTGCTGGCACAGCTCTCGGTCCGCACCGACgccgatcaagctcgagccgcTGCCTCAGCGCCGttgccgacgagcagcgattTGATGCCACCGGCGCCCAAATTTGTGAGAAACTTCAGCCTGGCCATGGGCACCTCGATTGGCGCCTTGAGGATCGCAGCTGTCCAGGCGTATACCCAGGCGGTGAGGACGAGGGAGTTCCcggacgacgacaaggagGGCtacaagatcaagacggACGAATGGATCGCGTTTCTGC